A genomic region of Runella rosea contains the following coding sequences:
- a CDS encoding CsgG/HfaB family protein: MKSYLYLCIVFLSVQAAFGQKSDKITLEQVAEKCKDLPRDKRVTVKVARFSVSTKSSEAHATFGDELATMLTSALQQTNCFRMLEMNRNISDATGEMALAQDGFTNGSGPQAGQMIGAQLIVTGEVTDFTQGTSSTTVLGISGGSNQATVGFTLKVLNPQTGELLFSKDINMKGKIGGFSGLSLGGVKIAGSTENRAVQDATQKAIIRAVEVLAEAKDNMDIPEPMKPKEIKKYSPQNCQMLRSGSPKVIILVTEATTAGTARDNNTTDLARREREIALKEREANVGLARDVVQGLFGKKKETTKPEEITSRQSSASAVFKPVVIEQSATETELTRSFVEAGFRVVDPKVYGKMRQVSDSTGDMGQMAALGLKMGAQIIITGQSISERTNAQGGMVSCRARLEIRAISTEDGSILATNTVSGGGIDVSEAIANKTAIHNASENMSQYLMERLCSMNIQFASAGPAASSKNTTASARLGGATATSTTLTTIAASNANFIKLKALGDALRKSPKIKDVKSALKDGTGTLSLEHTGSADDLVDFMSKLTAPKFEITGMEEGRIVIAMQ; encoded by the coding sequence ATGAAATCGTACCTCTATTTGTGTATTGTCTTTTTGTCTGTACAAGCAGCTTTTGGTCAAAAAAGCGACAAAATTACCCTCGAACAAGTCGCAGAAAAATGCAAAGACCTACCCCGCGACAAACGCGTAACGGTCAAAGTAGCACGCTTCAGCGTCTCTACTAAATCAAGTGAAGCCCACGCCACCTTTGGCGACGAACTCGCTACCATGCTTACCTCGGCCCTACAACAGACCAACTGTTTCAGGATGTTGGAAATGAACCGTAATATTTCTGATGCCACTGGCGAAATGGCTTTGGCTCAGGATGGCTTCACCAACGGCTCAGGGCCGCAGGCGGGTCAAATGATTGGTGCTCAACTCATTGTTACGGGGGAGGTTACCGATTTTACCCAAGGCACTTCCTCCACCACGGTTTTGGGCATAAGTGGCGGTAGCAATCAGGCTACGGTGGGTTTTACGCTCAAAGTCCTCAACCCTCAAACGGGCGAATTGCTCTTCAGTAAAGACATCAACATGAAAGGCAAAATCGGCGGTTTCAGCGGCCTGTCGCTCGGAGGAGTCAAAATAGCGGGCAGTACCGAAAACCGTGCTGTGCAAGATGCTACCCAAAAAGCCATCATCCGAGCTGTGGAGGTATTGGCCGAAGCCAAAGACAACATGGACATTCCTGAACCCATGAAGCCCAAAGAAATCAAAAAATACAGTCCGCAAAACTGTCAAATGCTCCGCAGTGGCTCACCTAAAGTCATCATTTTGGTCACCGAAGCCACTACCGCAGGCACCGCCCGCGACAATAACACCACCGACCTCGCCCGGCGCGAGCGTGAAATCGCCCTCAAAGAGCGCGAAGCCAACGTAGGCTTAGCCCGCGATGTGGTGCAGGGCCTGTTTGGCAAGAAAAAAGAAACCACGAAGCCAGAAGAAATCACCAGCCGCCAAAGCTCGGCTTCGGCAGTGTTCAAACCCGTAGTCATTGAGCAATCGGCCACCGAAACCGAACTGACACGTTCTTTTGTAGAAGCGGGCTTTCGAGTCGTAGACCCTAAGGTATACGGAAAAATGAGGCAAGTCTCTGACTCAACGGGGGATATGGGCCAAATGGCGGCCTTGGGCCTCAAAATGGGTGCGCAGATAATCATCACGGGGCAGTCCATTTCTGAGCGCACCAACGCGCAGGGCGGCATGGTATCGTGCCGTGCGCGTTTGGAAATCAGGGCTATTTCGACCGAAGATGGGTCTATATTGGCCACCAACACCGTTTCGGGCGGCGGCATTGATGTGTCGGAAGCGATTGCCAACAAAACCGCCATTCACAATGCCTCCGAAAATATGTCACAGTATTTGATGGAACGACTGTGTTCGATGAACATTCAGTTTGCCAGTGCGGGGCCAGCGGCTTCGTCCAAAAATACGACTGCCAGCGCGCGATTGGGCGGCGCAACCGCCACTTCTACCACCCTGACAACCATTGCGGCCTCCAACGCCAACTTTATCAAACTCAAAGCCCTTGGCGATGCGCTTCGCAAAAGCCCCAAAATTAAAGATGTGAAAAGCGCTTTGAAAGATGGCACAGGAACGCTCTCTCTGGAGCATACAGGCTCGGCCGATGACCTCGTAGACTTCATGTCCAAACTCACCGCGCCCAAGTTTGAGATTACGGGTATGGAAGAAGGGCGAATAGTTATAGCAATGCAGTAA
- a CDS encoding TM2 domain-containing protein has translation MKKLFALVFSFAVLLVGKSYATNTAEYFVDAQAIEQTLNAGEQLDLANTAEATSALESLMGTGQAGDATKVMAGDKKPVVAFILSWVVGWLGIHRAYLGTAGGVIVGYILTCGGLGIVNLIDWIVLLMEVIEEKKFDSYVNNKKFFMWTN, from the coding sequence ATGAAAAAACTATTTGCACTTGTTTTCAGCTTTGCCGTACTTCTCGTAGGTAAAAGCTATGCTACCAACACTGCTGAATATTTTGTTGATGCACAAGCCATTGAGCAAACCCTTAATGCTGGTGAGCAACTTGATTTAGCAAATACCGCAGAAGCTACCTCTGCGCTTGAAAGTCTTATGGGCACAGGACAGGCTGGCGATGCTACTAAGGTAATGGCCGGCGACAAAAAGCCAGTTGTAGCTTTTATCCTTTCTTGGGTTGTTGGTTGGTTAGGTATTCACCGTGCTTACTTAGGTACTGCGGGCGGCGTTATCGTTGGTTACATCCTGACCTGCGGTGGTTTAGGAATTGTAAACTTGATTGACTGGATTGTTTTATTGATGGAAGTAATCGAAGAAAAGAAATTCGATTCATACGTCAACAACAAGAAATTCTTCATGTGGACCAACTAA
- the yidD gene encoding membrane protein insertion efficiency factor YidD — translation MKTLRRGKWVILLLTALSMQGMAQVSDLDLLAESGSAPTVKFGQAKKVKQKAFLRFNPVYWMLNGALTGYQKVISPQISAECLYELSCSRFSRAAIQEFGIFKGIALSADRISRCNRVAATSIELIRISPQTGRVIDLPSMYRQNVKTSK, via the coding sequence ATGAAAACTCTCAGGCGCGGAAAATGGGTCATTTTGCTCTTAACAGCCCTGTCGATGCAGGGCATGGCACAAGTGTCTGATTTAGATTTATTGGCCGAATCTGGTTCTGCCCCAACGGTCAAATTCGGGCAAGCTAAGAAGGTAAAACAAAAGGCATTTTTGCGATTTAATCCCGTGTATTGGATGCTCAATGGCGCCCTGACAGGGTATCAAAAAGTAATATCTCCGCAGATTTCGGCCGAGTGTCTTTATGAACTTTCTTGCTCCCGCTTTAGCCGGGCGGCGATTCAAGAATTTGGTATTTTTAAGGGCATTGCTTTAAGTGCCGATCGCATTTCGCGTTGTAATCGAGTGGCAGCAACCAGCATTGAATTGATTCGTATTTCACCTCAAACGGGGAGAGTGATAGATCTGCCTTCGATGTATCGCCAAAATGTCAAAACCAGTAAATGA
- the prmC gene encoding peptide chain release factor N(5)-glutamine methyltransferase, which produces MFTSAKSLFDYIVQNVTAYSSKETKAMAFMLLEHYLRLRSVDVMVDKPISADESQPNWDKIIERLNQSEPIQHIIGATFFCGLEFKVSPSVLIPRPETEELVRLIVKDCFWEENPVKIVDIGTGSGCIAIALDRFMSFAKVWGWDVSDVALTVARENAHRLLSEVTFEKYDILKDTSFDGQFDVVVSNPPYITYAEQTSMQPNVLRFEPHLALFVEDEDPLLFYRAIADFCTKHLKTDGTCYLEINELFGEVVKQLFLEKGFKKVEVIQDMYGKDRIVKAQLSA; this is translated from the coding sequence ATGTTTACTTCAGCCAAATCACTTTTTGATTACATCGTCCAAAATGTCACTGCTTATTCTTCAAAAGAGACAAAAGCAATGGCGTTTATGCTTTTGGAGCATTATTTGCGCCTGCGAAGCGTCGATGTGATGGTAGACAAGCCCATTTCGGCTGATGAGTCACAACCAAACTGGGATAAAATCATTGAACGACTAAACCAAAGTGAACCGATACAGCACATTATTGGGGCTACTTTTTTCTGTGGTCTTGAATTTAAGGTTTCTCCTTCGGTATTGATTCCTCGCCCAGAGACGGAAGAGTTGGTTCGGTTGATTGTAAAAGACTGTTTTTGGGAAGAAAATCCCGTTAAAATCGTTGATATTGGCACTGGCAGTGGTTGCATTGCTATTGCCTTAGACCGCTTTATGTCATTTGCTAAAGTGTGGGGGTGGGATGTGTCTGACGTAGCGTTGACTGTTGCGCGTGAAAATGCTCATCGACTTTTATCGGAAGTTACCTTTGAGAAATATGATATTCTGAAAGATACTTCGTTTGACGGTCAGTTCGACGTAGTGGTGAGTAATCCGCCCTACATCACGTATGCTGAACAAACAAGTATGCAGCCGAATGTGCTGCGTTTTGAGCCGCATTTGGCATTGTTTGTTGAAGATGAAGACCCACTTTTGTTTTATCGGGCCATTGCTGATTTCTGTACTAAACATTTAAAGACGGATGGAACATGTTATCTCGAAATAAACGAGCTTTTTGGCGAGGTAGTAAAGCAATTGTTTCTTGAAAAAGGCTTTAAAAAGGTAGAAGTAATTCAGGATATGTACGGCAAAGACCGTATTGTAAAAGCGCAATTATCAGCATAA
- a CDS encoding DUF420 domain-containing protein, producing the protein MATLALPKDKKFNKVINIIAVAIPLVVAILLNPRIPKVELGEWSKVLPHVNGLINTLTSLTLLAGYYFIKKKNIAAHRLMMTVSFSLGALFLVSYVLYHLSNESTPFGGEGLIRPIYYFLLITHITLSIGVVWFVLRAIYFALSNQIDLHKKAVKWAFPIWLYVSVTGVIVYLMISPYYN; encoded by the coding sequence ATGGCAACACTTGCATTACCCAAAGACAAAAAATTTAATAAAGTAATAAACATTATAGCGGTGGCTATTCCGTTGGTTGTGGCTATTTTGCTCAATCCCCGCATTCCTAAAGTTGAGCTTGGAGAGTGGAGTAAAGTATTGCCTCACGTCAATGGTCTCATTAATACCTTAACCTCGCTTACATTATTGGCGGGATATTACTTTATTAAAAAAAAGAACATTGCAGCTCACCGCTTAATGATGACAGTTTCTTTCAGCTTAGGCGCTTTGTTTTTGGTCAGTTATGTCTTGTATCATCTTTCCAACGAATCTACTCCGTTTGGGGGAGAGGGGCTGATAAGACCTATTTATTATTTTCTGTTAATAACGCACATAACGTTGTCAATTGGTGTTGTTTGGTTTGTGTTGCGAGCCATTTATTTTGCGTTGAGCAATCAGATTGACCTTCACAAAAAAGCAGTGAAATGGGCGTTCCCAATTTGGCTGTACGTAAGTGTTACTGGAGTAATTGTCTATTTAATGATTAGTCCTTACTATAATTGA
- a CDS encoding cytochrome C oxidase subunit IV family protein has protein sequence MAHVHEHEVDENAGAEQRKAIWRTFWILLILTAVEFLIAFTLEAGSLKTAIFVGMTIVKAFYIVGEFMHLKHEVKSLIWAILIPCIFVVWLLIALMREGGSIFDLR, from the coding sequence ATGGCACACGTACACGAACACGAAGTTGATGAAAACGCCGGTGCAGAGCAAAGAAAAGCAATTTGGCGTACTTTTTGGATTCTTTTAATCCTTACTGCAGTTGAGTTTTTAATCGCTTTTACGCTTGAAGCAGGGTCACTCAAAACGGCAATATTCGTTGGAATGACCATTGTGAAAGCTTTTTATATCGTGGGTGAATTTATGCACCTAAAGCATGAAGTAAAATCACTCATTTGGGCAATCCTAATCCCTTGTATTTTTGTTGTTTGGTTGTTGATTGCCTTGATGCGTGAGGGAGGCTCCATTTTCGACTTACGTTAA
- a CDS encoding cytochrome c oxidase subunit 3 codes for MAATAQPNVKNVWLGGVEPMKASYGKLMMWFFLVSDTFTFSALLVSYGLVRYSYPAYAGKVVDFVSSPTYWPIPEKVFDALPFLHGLHAPLVFVGIMTFILIFSSVTMVLAVEAGHRNDRATVEKYMLWTLLGGATFLGCQAWEWTHFIHGTEGGTVIKELVDGSWVSKTVFGANLTVNQYGPPAFADFFFFITGFHGTHVFSGVVLNFLVFYRTATGTYERRGHYEMVEKVGLYWHFVDLVWVFVFTFFYLV; via the coding sequence ATGGCTGCTACTGCACAACCGAATGTTAAAAATGTATGGCTGGGGGGAGTTGAACCCATGAAAGCCAGCTACGGGAAGTTGATGATGTGGTTCTTTTTAGTTTCGGACACATTTACTTTTTCGGCTTTGCTGGTTTCTTATGGTTTGGTTCGCTATAGTTACCCTGCCTACGCAGGTAAAGTTGTTGATTTTGTTTCATCGCCCACCTACTGGCCGATTCCAGAAAAGGTTTTTGATGCACTACCCTTTTTGCATGGCTTACATGCACCGCTTGTGTTTGTGGGTATAATGACCTTTATCTTGATTTTTAGTTCGGTAACAATGGTATTGGCGGTAGAAGCAGGCCATCGTAATGACAGAGCTACCGTAGAAAAATATATGCTTTGGACACTGTTAGGTGGTGCTACTTTTTTAGGTTGTCAAGCATGGGAGTGGACCCACTTTATCCACGGAACAGAAGGTGGAACGGTTATTAAAGAACTTGTTGACGGTTCATGGGTTTCCAAAACTGTTTTTGGCGCAAATCTTACCGTAAATCAATACGGGCCTCCAGCGTTTGCTGACTTCTTTTTCTTCATCACAGGTTTCCACGGAACCCACGTATTTTCAGGTGTTGTACTAAACTTCTTGGTTTTCTACCGCACTGCTACGGGTACGTATGAGCGCAGAGGCCATTATGAAATGGTTGAGAAAGTAGGTTTGTACTGGCACTTTGTGGATTTGGTTTGGGTATTTGTATTTACATTCTTTTACCTCGTATAA
- a CDS encoding cytochrome c oxidase subunit 3: MAEVEKIRIEEAPETLAMDPKKFILWGFIVTIIMLFASQTSAYLVRRAEGNWVEFQIPQIFWYSTVVLVVSSVAMHWAYIAAKKDNFNTLKIAISITFVLGMAFLVMQFLGWKDLVAQNVYFVGNPSGSFFYVFTLLHGIHLITGLLVLCVTFISAMRLKVHAKNLRRIEICTTYWHFLDILWIYLFVFLLYFR; encoded by the coding sequence ATGGCTGAGGTAGAAAAAATAAGAATCGAGGAAGCACCTGAAACGTTGGCGATGGACCCCAAGAAATTTATACTTTGGGGCTTTATCGTTACCATTATCATGTTGTTTGCTTCCCAAACCAGCGCGTACTTGGTTCGACGAGCCGAAGGAAACTGGGTAGAGTTTCAAATTCCGCAAATCTTCTGGTACAGTACTGTTGTGCTTGTTGTCAGTAGTGTGGCAATGCACTGGGCGTACATAGCTGCAAAAAAAGATAATTTCAATACACTCAAAATAGCAATTTCTATTACTTTTGTGCTCGGAATGGCATTTTTGGTGATGCAGTTTCTGGGCTGGAAAGATTTGGTCGCGCAAAACGTATACTTTGTAGGTAATCCATCAGGCTCGTTCTTTTACGTGTTTACTTTGTTACACGGTATTCACTTAATCACTGGTCTTTTGGTTCTTTGTGTTACGTTCATTTCAGCAATGAGATTAAAAGTACACGCCAAAAACCTCCGTCGAATAGAAATTTGCACCACATATTGGCATTTTCTTGACATTCTGTGGATTTATTTATTTGTTTTCCTTTTGTATTTTCGTTAG
- the cyoE gene encoding heme o synthase, with protein MSITLDILLFKLRAYLELMKLRLAWLVAFSGAFGYSLGIDKVEWLPLSIFLFAAFCITGAANIINQIIEIDLDKLMKRTQNRPLPSGRVSVQEAVWLAIILFVVSTILFFVEFNLRACALAVLSTILYGFVYTPLKKVGPIAVFVGAIPGAFPPMIGWVAATNQFGLEPGILFAIQFIWQFPHFWAIAWVLDEDYKKAGFRLLPSKGGKDLSTAIQIMIYTLFLLPVGWLPYELGMTGINSALVAMLFGVLFLAQTFHLMRKCSDKTALQLMFGSFIYLPIVQIAYLLDKI; from the coding sequence ATGTCAATAACCTTAGATATACTCCTTTTTAAACTACGTGCTTACTTGGAACTTATGAAGTTGCGGTTGGCGTGGTTGGTTGCTTTTTCGGGCGCTTTTGGATACAGTTTAGGTATCGACAAAGTGGAATGGTTACCGCTGTCCATTTTTTTGTTTGCTGCGTTTTGTATCACAGGGGCGGCCAATATCATCAATCAGATTATTGAGATAGATTTAGATAAATTGATGAAACGTACGCAGAACCGTCCGCTTCCGAGTGGGCGTGTGAGTGTACAGGAAGCCGTTTGGTTGGCAATCATACTATTTGTGGTATCGACAATTCTCTTTTTTGTTGAGTTCAATCTACGTGCTTGCGCATTGGCGGTACTGTCCACGATTCTCTATGGTTTTGTTTACACACCCTTAAAGAAAGTTGGTCCGATTGCTGTATTTGTTGGTGCAATACCAGGCGCATTTCCACCCATGATTGGCTGGGTGGCGGCAACCAATCAATTTGGCTTGGAGCCAGGTATCCTTTTTGCCATTCAATTTATTTGGCAGTTTCCTCATTTTTGGGCAATTGCGTGGGTTTTAGATGAAGATTACAAAAAAGCGGGTTTTCGTTTGTTGCCGTCTAAAGGGGGCAAAGATCTAAGTACGGCGATTCAAATAATGATTTATACATTGTTCTTATTGCCAGTAGGATGGTTGCCCTACGAATTGGGAATGACAGGAATCAATTCTGCTTTGGTGGCAATGTTGTTTGGCGTATTATTTCTGGCTCAAACATTCCACTTGATGCGAAAGTGTTCAGATAAGACGGCTTTACAATTAATGTTTGGCTCATTTATTTATTTGCCAATAGTACAAATAGCTTATCTATTGGATAAAATTTAA
- a CDS encoding COX15/CtaA family protein, giving the protein MLTLPRKKKLRLKITMTNSRLIDQNNNNRLFRRLALITVVVVYLLILIGGIVRSTGSGMGCPDWPKCFGSWVPPTEVSQLPPNYQEIYGAKLKGEVEFNPTKTWIEYLNRLFGAFTGVLIFGTLLASIPFFKKDRPIFYMSLAAFLLTGFQGWLGSKVVSAELSPFIVTLHMLLAIVIVFVLLYVMARSYVGKVEVEKVVNKPLINKWLKWTIGLSLLQVLIGTQVREAMDDVMVNLGNEGRNKWVENLGVSFYIHRSYSIVILFLHIGLVYLLSKYIQTKGVVSKLSNALLAIIIVEIVTGIILAYLSVPAVAQPIHLTLATVAVGMQFVVWLLLNAESVFTHKTALKAENMNV; this is encoded by the coding sequence ATGCTTACATTGCCCAGGAAAAAGAAATTGAGGCTCAAAATTACAATGACCAATTCCAGGCTCATTGATCAAAATAACAACAATCGCCTATTTCGGAGGCTGGCACTTATAACCGTTGTCGTTGTATATTTATTAATACTTATCGGCGGAATTGTTAGAAGTACTGGCTCTGGGATGGGGTGTCCCGATTGGCCAAAATGTTTTGGAAGTTGGGTTCCTCCTACAGAGGTATCCCAACTTCCTCCAAATTATCAGGAGATTTACGGTGCTAAACTCAAAGGCGAAGTAGAATTCAACCCTACGAAGACTTGGATAGAGTATCTTAATCGTTTGTTTGGGGCTTTTACGGGAGTCCTGATTTTTGGAACACTTCTCGCTTCTATTCCCTTCTTTAAAAAAGACCGCCCAATTTTTTATATGAGTTTAGCAGCATTCTTGCTGACAGGCTTTCAAGGGTGGTTAGGTTCTAAAGTAGTTTCAGCCGAACTATCGCCATTCATCGTTACGTTGCACATGCTTTTGGCAATTGTCATAGTATTTGTATTGTTGTATGTTATGGCAAGGTCTTATGTAGGGAAAGTAGAAGTCGAAAAGGTGGTTAATAAGCCACTAATTAATAAGTGGTTGAAGTGGACGATTGGACTGTCATTGCTTCAGGTGTTGATTGGAACTCAAGTGAGGGAAGCGATGGATGATGTAATGGTGAATCTTGGTAATGAAGGACGTAATAAGTGGGTAGAGAACCTAGGGGTTTCGTTTTACATCCATAGGTCTTATTCGATTGTTATACTATTCCTCCACATTGGTTTGGTTTATCTATTATCTAAGTACATACAAACCAAAGGGGTTGTTTCTAAGTTGTCTAATGCCCTTCTGGCAATAATTATTGTTGAGATTGTAACAGGGATTATTTTGGCTTATTTGAGTGTGCCCGCTGTTGCACAGCCAATTCACCTAACATTGGCAACCGTTGCCGTTGGAATGCAGTTTGTGGTGTGGCTATTGCTCAATGCTGAAAGTGTGTTTACTCACAAAACGGCTTTAAAAGCCGAAAACATGAACGTTTGA
- a CDS encoding cytochrome c oxidase subunit I gives MSVVEANLEHDVHAHDEHEHHEELNFWRKYIFSEDHKVIAKQYMITGIFWAIIGAAMSVVFRIQLGFPGADISWMKPFLGKWITETGALDPNFYLALVTMHGTIMVFFVLTAGLSGTFSNFLIPLQVGARDMASGFLNMLSFWFFFASSVLMFVSIFLETGPAAGGWVVYPPLSALPQAHMGSEMGMTLWLLSMAIFIMSSLLGSLNYVTTIINLRTRGMTFTRLPLTIWAFMITAILGIISFPVLLSAALLLIFDRHFGTSFYLSEIYINGEALPNVGGSPILFQHLFWFLGHPEVYIVLLPALGITSEIIATNSRKPIFGYRAMIASLMAIAFLAFIVWAHHMFVTGMNPFLGSIFMFLTLIIAVPSAVKAFNYITTLWRGNIVFTPGMLFSIGLVSLFVSGGLTGIILGNSALDIQLHDTYFVVAHFHIVMGAASAFGFFAGIYHWYPKMFGRMMNNTLGQLHFWLTFAGVYLVFFPMHYIGIAGFPRRYYQFTSFDFGKSFTDLNMFVSIAAIFTFFAQFIFLWNFFYSMFKGKVAPMNPWKSTTLEWTTPVNVGHGNWVGEIPAVYRWPYDYSKPGSDVDFIPQNVPHSQTPESNFPHENAYIAQEKEIEAQNYNDQFQAH, from the coding sequence ATGTCAGTAGTAGAGGCCAATTTGGAACACGATGTTCACGCCCATGATGAGCATGAACATCATGAAGAATTAAACTTCTGGCGCAAGTATATCTTCTCAGAAGACCACAAAGTAATTGCCAAACAATACATGATTACCGGTATTTTTTGGGCAATTATCGGAGCGGCAATGTCGGTTGTTTTTCGTATTCAATTAGGTTTTCCTGGGGCGGATATCAGCTGGATGAAACCTTTCCTGGGGAAATGGATAACCGAGACTGGTGCATTAGATCCTAACTTTTACCTTGCTTTGGTGACAATGCACGGTACCATCATGGTATTTTTTGTACTGACAGCTGGTTTGAGCGGTACATTCAGTAACTTCTTGATTCCCTTGCAGGTAGGTGCACGCGACATGGCGTCTGGTTTCTTAAACATGTTATCGTTTTGGTTCTTTTTTGCATCAAGCGTATTAATGTTTGTATCCATCTTTTTGGAAACAGGACCTGCTGCAGGTGGATGGGTAGTATATCCTCCTTTGAGCGCCTTGCCCCAAGCACACATGGGTTCAGAAATGGGTATGACGCTGTGGTTGCTCAGTATGGCAATCTTCATTATGTCATCTCTTTTGGGTAGCCTAAACTATGTAACAACTATCATTAACCTCCGTACCCGTGGTATGACGTTCACGCGTCTTCCGTTGACGATTTGGGCGTTTATGATTACGGCTATTTTGGGGATTATCTCATTCCCAGTATTGTTGTCGGCTGCATTGCTTTTGATTTTTGACCGCCATTTTGGCACAAGTTTTTATCTCTCAGAAATCTATATCAACGGCGAAGCCTTACCAAACGTTGGTGGTAGCCCTATTTTGTTCCAACACTTGTTTTGGTTCTTAGGTCACCCAGAAGTATATATCGTATTGCTTCCTGCATTGGGGATTACTTCAGAAATTATTGCAACCAATTCACGTAAGCCAATTTTCGGTTATCGTGCCATGATTGCCTCCTTAATGGCTATTGCGTTCCTTGCCTTTATCGTGTGGGCTCACCATATGTTTGTGACTGGAATGAACCCATTCTTAGGTTCTATCTTTATGTTCCTGACACTTATCATTGCCGTTCCTTCGGCGGTAAAAGCGTTTAACTATATCACGACGCTGTGGCGCGGTAATATTGTGTTTACGCCAGGGATGCTTTTCTCTATTGGTTTGGTGTCATTGTTTGTATCAGGTGGATTGACTGGGATTATCTTGGGTAACTCTGCGTTGGATATTCAGTTGCATGATACTTATTTTGTAGTGGCTCACTTCCACATTGTAATGGGAGCTGCTTCGGCCTTTGGATTCTTTGCTGGTATTTATCACTGGTATCCAAAGATGTTTGGCCGAATGATGAACAATACACTCGGACAACTCCACTTCTGGTTGACATTTGCGGGAGTATATCTGGTATTCTTCCCAATGCACTACATTGGTATTGCTGGTTTCCCACGTCGCTATTATCAATTTACCAGCTTTGATTTTGGTAAGTCATTTACCGACCTTAACATGTTTGTGAGTATCGCTGCCATCTTCACGTTCTTTGCGCAGTTTATATTCCTTTGGAACTTCTTCTACAGCATGTTTAAGGGTAAAGTGGCTCCGATGAACCCATGGAAGTCAACAACTCTTGAATGGACTACACCAGTGAATGTAGGACACGGTAACTGGGTAGGTGAGATTCCTGCGGTGTATCGTTGGCCTTATGATTATAGCAAACCAGGTTCAGACGTAGATTTTATTCCGCAAAACGTACCTCATTCTCAAACACCGGAATCTAACTTCCCCCACGAGAATGCTTACATTGCCCAGGAAAAAGAAATTGAGGCTCAAAATTACAATGACCAATTCCAGGCTCATTGA